The nucleotide window TGCCGTCAAACAGCGCATTGTATACCTGGCCGCGCCGCGCGTCCATCACGGGGCAGACAATATGGGATAAATCGGGGCACTGATACGCCATCGCCACGAGCGTTGACACACCGCAGACGGGGAGGTCAGAACCCAACGCGAGCCCAACGGCAGCAGCCACGCCGATGCGCACGCCGGTAAAGGAGCCCGGCCCTTGGGCAACGGCAATGCCATCCAGCGCATCAAAACCGATACCGGTATCGCTTAATAGCGCTTCGGCCATTTTCAAGAGCGTTCTGCTGTGCGTGAGGCCTGAATTTTGAAAGTATTGGGCGATCAGCGTCTCACCGCTCGTCAACGCGACGGACGCTGCTTTCGCCGACGATTCGATGGCCAGTATTTTCATGCGTGCGCCTCCGGAAAGTCAATGGTTATCCGCCGAGTCGTATCGTTTTCTTTTGTAATCGTCACGCGGACGGTGTTATCGGGAAATGCCGACTCAGCGATTTCGCTCCACTCGACGGCAATGACGCCGCCTCGGTCGAGATAATCGTCCCAGCCGATGTCGTACAGCGCGTTTGCGTCGTGCAGGCGGTAGATGTCAAAATGAAAAAGCGGCACGGAGCCGGAATATTCATTGACGATTGTAAATGTTGGGCTCGTGACGCGCGCTTGTATGCCAAGGCCAATCGCCAAGCCGCGCACAAACTGTGTTTTGCCCGCGCCGAGATCACCGCGCAGCGCAACAACGCTGCCGCCCTTTAGTTTGGCGGCGAGGCTTATCCCCGCTGTTGTCGTCTCCTCGGCACTGTTTGTCACAATTGTCATAAAACACCCGTTTTCAAATTGATAGGCCGAGTATACCACTTTTAAACAAAGTGTAAAAGAGTGAATTTCATGTTTACGTCATGTGTGAAAAATGATAAAATGATTAGAAGTATCATTTCAAACAAATGACAGGAGCGAAACCGTGAAAAAGAAGATGGACGCCGTAATCCGCTATATGAGAGAAGCGGACATGTTGCTTCTGGCATTGTGTGTCATCAGCACCGTTTACGGCATTATTTTAATTGACAGCGCTGTTCAAAGCAGCGGGAGCACATCGTATGTCGTGATACAAACGATTGCGCTTTTACTGGGTATCGGCCTTTTTGTCTTCTTCTCACTCCTGGACATTGACGTCATGGCCGACAAGTCAAAGATTCTCTATGTCCTAAGCCTTCTATTCATTTCAACGCTGTTTATCTGGGGCGTTGAAGGCGGTACGGGTAACAGGGCGTGGCTTCGATTTGGATCGATCGGCATTCAGCCGGCGGAGGTCGTTAAAATTCCGTTTACAATCATCATGGCAAAAATGATTTCCGATTTTAAGGAGCGGCGGACACTCAACGCGACGATGCCGCTTTTGCAAATCATAGCTGTTTTCGGCGTTATGTTTATATTCATTCTAATCTCGTCGCAAGACCTTGGTTCAGCGCTCGTCTATTTCTTTATTTTATTCATGATGCTCTTTATCGCGGGGCTGGATTTTCGCTGGATGATTATTGGCGGTGGACTTGTAGCCGCGTTTATTCCGCTGGCTTGGAGGTTTTTCCTTTCGGCATATCAGAAAGCCCGCATTCTCGCCCCGTATGACCCGACGATCGACCCTTCCGGTCTCTACGTCAACTGGCAATCGAGCCAGAGTAAAATCGCCATTGCCGCCGGGAACTTCTTAGGGCAGGGCCTTTATAACGGGGCGATGACACAATCCGGTGCCGTTCCAAAGCAGTATACCGACTTTGTTTTTTCCGTTGCCGGGGAAGAACTCGGCTTTATCGGCAGCCTCGCGATTATCATTTTACTCATGGCAATAATAATCCGGTGTGTTTACGTCGGCATCCGCTCGAACAACACCGTTGGATTTCTCGTCTGCTTTGGGCTGGCTGCCATGCTGCTCTTTCAAACCCTGGAGAACATCGGCATGTGCCTTGGCCTGACGCCCGTCATCGGGTTAACGCTGCCGTTTTTCAGCTATGGCGGTTCGTCAATTGTCACGATGTTTGCCGCGATGGGTATCATATCAGGTATTAAAATGCGCCCGAAACCGACGCATTTTCGCGGTCTTGATAATTATTAATCAAAAAAAAGAGGATTTTAGGGTTCGGCGCGGTATAAGAAATTGTACGGAAAAAATGCGGAGGCGTTATTTATGACTGTCAGGCAGCAACGCGAAGAGCACGAGCGCCTCATCATCCTGCCGCCCGGTGTGCGATCGGAAGCGACAAAAGGCCGTGCCGTCACGGAACAGGAAAGTGACGTGCGTACCTGCTTTCAGCGCGACGTTGACCGCATCATCCACAGCAAGTCGTTCCGGCGCTTGATGCATAAAACACAGGTATTCCTTCAGCCGGAGGGTGACCATTACAGAACGCGTCTGACACACACGATCGAGGTGGCCCGCATCGCGCGGACGATCGCGCGCGCCCTCTTGCTCAACGAGGATTTGACAGAGGCGATCGCTCTGGGGCATGATCTCGGCCACACGCCGTTCGGTCACGCCGGAGAGCGCGCGCTGAACCTCATTTTATCCGACTTCGGCGGTTATAACCACGCGCTGCAAAGCCTCCGCGTTGTTGACAGGCTTGAAAAGGACGGGCAAGGTCTGAATCTGACATATGAAGTTCGCGACGGCATAGTCTGCCACACCGGCGACACAATTCCGGAAACGCTGGAAGGGCAGGTCGTCCGTCTGGCGGACAGAGCCGCTTACATCAATCACGACGTCGATGACGCCGTTCGCGCCGGTATTTTGTACGAAACCGATATACCGCAGGAAATTGCCTGCGCACTGGGTGACCATTACAGCCTTAGGATCGATACGATTATTAAGGACATTATCGTTGCCAGCGCCGACAGAACAGCCATCCGCATGAGTCCCGGCGTCACGTTTGTTTTCAACAGCTTTCGCAGCTTTATGTTTGAGCGTGTTTATACAAATATGCGCGCGAAAAGCGAGGAAAAAAAGGTCTACGGCATCTTGTCCGCCATTTTTGATTATTACCGCGATCACCCCGAGCACTTGCCGCCGGAATACCGCCACATTGCCGACAGCGACGGTATTGAGCGTGCCGTCTCCGATTATGTCTCCGGCATGACGGATAAATATGCCATGTCACAATATAACACGCTGTTTATCCCGGAGGCGTGGCAGGTTAAATAAGTTTTTCCATGTGTGTTCCTCTCTAAAGCTGCCAAAATCACGCTTGTGTATAAAACAGCCCCGGAGATGGTATAAATACCGTGATAACAGGAAAAGCCTGAAATTGCATGCCTTGATCCAGTCAATCCGCTTTTTTGTCAAGCCCTCGGCGCGCACAAGAGGAAAGGACGGTTAACATGGCTTTTCCCGAATCGTTTCTGGACGAGCTGATTTCAAAAAATGATATCGTCGACGTCGTCGGCAGCTATGTCCGCCTGATGAAGAAAAGCGGTAGCAATCTTTTCGGTCTTTGTCCGTTTCACAGTGAAAAAACACCGTCTTTTTCCGTCAGCCCCGATAAGCAGATTTATCATTGCTTCGGCTGCGGGAAGGGTGGGGGCGTCGTCAATTTTGTGATGGAAATTGAAAATCTCTCTTATGTCGACGCCGTTCACGTTTTGGCCCAGCGATCCGGCATGGTGGTTCCCGATTTGAAATCGTCAAAGGAAACACAGAGTAAGAGAGCCCGCCTTTTGGAACTCAACCGCGACGCGGCGCGTTTTTTTTATTCCGTTTTACAGACGCCACAGGGCACGGCAGCCAGAGCGTATATTGAAAAGCGTGATATTTCCAAGGCCATGGTCACGCGCTTCGGCCTTGGCGCCGCGCCGGACGATTG belongs to Oscillospiraceae bacterium CM and includes:
- a CDS encoding FtsW/RodA/SpoVE family cell cycle protein, giving the protein MKKKMDAVIRYMREADMLLLALCVISTVYGIILIDSAVQSSGSTSYVVIQTIALLLGIGLFVFFSLLDIDVMADKSKILYVLSLLFISTLFIWGVEGGTGNRAWLRFGSIGIQPAEVVKIPFTIIMAKMISDFKERRTLNATMPLLQIIAVFGVMFIFILISSQDLGSALVYFFILFMMLFIAGLDFRWMIIGGGLVAAFIPLAWRFFLSAYQKARILAPYDPTIDPSGLYVNWQSSQSKIAIAAGNFLGQGLYNGAMTQSGAVPKQYTDFVFSVAGEELGFIGSLAIIILLMAIIIRCVYVGIRSNNTVGFLVCFGLAAMLLFQTLENIGMCLGLTPVIGLTLPFFSYGGSSIVTMFAAMGIISGIKMRPKPTHFRGLDNY
- the tsaE gene encoding tRNA (adenosine(37)-N6)-threonylcarbamoyltransferase complex ATPase subunit type 1 TsaE; this translates as MTIVTNSAEETTTAGISLAAKLKGGSVVALRGDLGAGKTQFVRGLAIGLGIQARVTSPTFTIVNEYSGSVPLFHFDIYRLHDANALYDIGWDDYLDRGGVIAVEWSEIAESAFPDNTVRVTITKENDTTRRITIDFPEAHA
- a CDS encoding deoxyguanosinetriphosphate triphosphohydrolase codes for the protein MTVRQQREEHERLIILPPGVRSEATKGRAVTEQESDVRTCFQRDVDRIIHSKSFRRLMHKTQVFLQPEGDHYRTRLTHTIEVARIARTIARALLLNEDLTEAIALGHDLGHTPFGHAGERALNLILSDFGGYNHALQSLRVVDRLEKDGQGLNLTYEVRDGIVCHTGDTIPETLEGQVVRLADRAAYINHDVDDAVRAGILYETDIPQEIACALGDHYSLRIDTIIKDIIVASADRTAIRMSPGVTFVFNSFRSFMFERVYTNMRAKSEEKKVYGILSAIFDYYRDHPEHLPPEYRHIADSDGIERAVSDYVSGMTDKYAMSQYNTLFIPEAWQVK
- the tsaB gene encoding tRNA (adenosine(37)-N6)-threonylcarbamoyltransferase complex dimerization subunit type 1 TsaB produces the protein MKILAIESSAKAASVALTSGETLIAQYFQNSGLTHSRTLLKMAEALLSDTGIGFDALDGIAVAQGPGSFTGVRIGVAAAVGLALGSDLPVCGVSTLVAMAYQCPDLSHIVCPVMDARRGQVYNALFDGTTGEPKMVCPDRAIVVTDLICEAHSAERPYLFVGDGAVLCAEQFEKAGVLYTLAPPLIRLQTAYGVARAALNKPFISALDLQPSYLRASQAERERREKGLPL